DNA sequence from the Desulfovibrio legallii genome:
TGGATACGGTCCTAAACCGCGCAATTGCGCGCAACGCGCAACTCCAGACCCAGGCCATGCGCCTGGCGCTGGAAGAATCCCTGGCCGAAACCCGCAACCAGCTGCTCATCCTGGCCGCCGGCTCCATGGACCTGCAGGCCATGACCGAACGTTTTCGCTTCCGCGTCCAGACTAAAGGACTGCGCTACCGGGAAGTGGCCTTCATGGGGATTGCCCCCGAAGACCGCTATGTCCTCATGAACTACGAGGGCAAGGTCATCAGCGTGCCTCCGAAAATCGCGCTGGAAAGCCCCACCGGTCCCTTCCACCATATGTGCGGCGAGCAGCGGCCCGGCTACGTCACTGTGGGGCAGCCTCTGGAGGCGGTCTACTCCCTGGTGCCAATGGACGGCGCCATGCAGACCGTGACCCTCTATGTGCTGCGCTTTTCCACGCCGGTCTACGACCGCCGGGGCAATTTCACGGGCTGTCTGCTCCTTTCTCTGGATCTGCGCGAACTGCGCGACACCATCTCGGCCTATTCCGCCCCAGAAGCCCCCATTGCCGCCGAAGCGGAAACGCGCGTGCGCAGCCTGTTTTTTGACCGTGAAGGCTGGATGCTCTTCCAGTCCGAGCCCAAGGACGCCAGCCTGCGCAAAAAAAGTCTGAATACAGACATCGTGCGGGCGGGCTTTGCCGGCGACTTCGGCAGACCGGGCTTTAACCTGGCCTTCCGCCCCGGCCCGGACCACCTCAGCTACTGGAGCATGGTGGCCGACGTGCAAGAGGGCCGTTCGGGCCAGCTGCCCATGCGTGAAAGCGTCACCGTCTGGAGTAACGGACAGATGCGCGTGGAGCGGGTCAGCTATGTGCCCGTCAGTTTTCAGCCTGAGGTGGCGGCCCCCCCCGTGGTGCTGGGTGGCCTGGCCGTGCTGGACACCAGCTTCACCACCACCCGCACGGGCATGCAGATCATGAGCATCTACATCGCCGCCTTCGGCGGAGGATTTTTGCTTCTGGGCCTGAGCCTGTGGTGGCTGGCCTGCCAGATGAGCGGCAGCCTGCACAGCGTGACCAGGCGCCTGCAGGAACGCAATGCCGCGGACAGCGCCGCCCCCCTGGGGCTCCCCCCTTTGCCCGTGGAGCTGGAACGCCTGCGCGCGGGCATAGACGCCCTGCTGGAACGGCTGCGCCTGACCAAAGAGCTCTGCCGCAGCCAGGAGGCGGAACACAACGCCCAGTGGCGGCGCGAACCCGTGCTGGATCTGCCCCATCCCCAGGATCTGCCCGCCCACGGGCTGGTGGGCAATTCCCCGCCCATGCGGGCCCTCTACGAACAGGTGCGCAAGGCCGCCCAGGTCACGGCCGACGTGCTGGTGGTGGGCGAAACGGGCACGGGCAAAGAGCTGGTCTCCGCCGCCATCCACCGCCTGAGCGCCCGGCACGCCGGGCCATTCATTACCATCAACTGCGGCGCACTGGACGAAAGCCTGCTCATGGATACGCTCTTCGGGCATACCAAGGGAGCCTTCACCGAAGCCAAACAAAGCCGCAAGGGCGCATTTCTGGCCGCCTGCGGCGGCACTCTCATGCTGGATGAAGTGGGCAATGCCGCGCCCAAGGTGCAGCAGGCTCTGCTGCGGGCGCTCTCCACCCGCTGCATCCGCCCTCTGGGCAGCGACCAGGACGTGCCCTTTGATAC
Encoded proteins:
- a CDS encoding sigma-54-dependent transcriptional regulator, which codes for MRFPRPLPGGNSLELTAFFLNRSLCSRMLMLGLPLLALALLLIVLFTGKAVDTVLNRAIARNAQLQTQAMRLALEESLAETRNQLLILAAGSMDLQAMTERFRFRVQTKGLRYREVAFMGIAPEDRYVLMNYEGKVISVPPKIALESPTGPFHHMCGEQRPGYVTVGQPLEAVYSLVPMDGAMQTVTLYVLRFSTPVYDRRGNFTGCLLLSLDLRELRDTISAYSAPEAPIAAEAETRVRSLFFDREGWMLFQSEPKDASLRKKSLNTDIVRAGFAGDFGRPGFNLAFRPGPDHLSYWSMVADVQEGRSGQLPMRESVTVWSNGQMRVERVSYVPVSFQPEVAAPPVVLGGLAVLDTSFTTTRTGMQIMSIYIAAFGGGFLLLGLSLWWLACQMSGSLHSVTRRLQERNAADSAAPLGLPPLPVELERLRAGIDALLERLRLTKELCRSQEAEHNAQWRREPVLDLPHPQDLPAHGLVGNSPPMRALYEQVRKAAQVTADVLVVGETGTGKELVSAAIHRLSARHAGPFITINCGALDESLLMDTLFGHTKGAFTEAKQSRKGAFLAACGGTLMLDEVGNAAPKVQQALLRALSTRCIRPLGSDQDVPFDTRIIAATNTPLLDAARSGGFREDLYYRLAVITIHTPPLRKRREDIPELTVCFLTAAHEAAVRKALAEGKPAPTGPPRLSRGALARLMAHSWPGNVRELKNTLTRALAFCEGDLLQEENIQLPPPGSPAPPQTPPGTRPPTAPADNQKTPTDAQDAGAPAGPLVRRVPAPQAPDAPDAADAADAPDAPDSAPPTAAPEPDVLLLAARRAGQEGRLNRRILRTWPLLTAKGSVSRQEYQGLVGEDISVRTALYDLQLLVTLGLLRREGRGPAQRYLLTDLGKTAVAPQSQTHGTSQKAVEP